Below is a window of Burkholderia sp. FERM BP-3421 DNA.
GGGCGGGACGAGGCGGAACGGGATGCGCGCTCAACCCGCCGCGAACACCGGGACGGGCGCTGCGCAAGGCGATGTTCGGTTGCGGCTCGATGCCGACGCGACGCCGTCGAGCGCCGGCGGGCGGGCACGGCGCGTCGCCGCGCGAACCGCCGGGCCACCGGATGCCCGGAGCGGTCCGCGTCGGCCTGCCTGCTGCCTACCCGCCGAACGGCGAGACCAGCATAGCCTTCGACGCCTTGGCCGCCCGCGCCGCGCCCGGCGCGCTCAGGTTCGCATCGTTCAGCACCTTCGCCAGACGCACGCCGGCGCGCTTCAATTGCAGCGCCACGTCGTTCGTCGCCGTGTTCACGTAGTGGGACGACAGCACATACGCGCCCTTGCTGTTGGGCGCCGGCAGCAGCCCGTATGAATCGCGCTGCGCCACGCCGAAGGCCTCGAGCGACCAGTCGCGCGGCGTTTGCGTCTGCCAGCCGGCGATGTCGGACGGCGCGATCTGCGGGATCAGCGTGTTGGCGACGTCGGCGGCGCTGCTGCCCAGTTGCTGGACGAAGGCCGTGTCCCAGTAGCTGTGCAGGTTGCTCGCCTTGATTCCGCTCGCCGACGCTTTTTTCTCGTTGCCGCCCTCGTCGTTGTCGTCGCTCGAATGCAGCGGCTGGTGTTCGTCGCCGACGAAATGC
It encodes the following:
- a CDS encoding S1/P1 nuclease; translated protein: MLKGLAGALCLSAASSVFAWGDEGHEVVATIANYYLTSQTRDAVNAILATDTSGLTATDIASEATWADRYRTSHSYTSGWHYVDTEIGTGDIDAACFGHPPLPANTLASQGPAQACVVDKINQFVTELQAPDTSDAERLMALQFVLHFVGDEHQPLHSSDDNDEGGNEKKASASGIKASNLHSYWDTAFVQQLGSSAADVANTLIPQIAPSDIAGWQTQTPRDWSLEAFGVAQRDSYGLLPAPNSKGAYVLSSHYVNTATNDVALQLKRAGVRLAKVLNDANLSAPGAARAAKASKAMLVSPFGG